TGCCGGAGGCGGCAGCGATGGCATTCGCGTAATGGGTGGTCGAGGCGTTGAGGCCGTCGTGTGACATCGCATAGGTGCCGCCGATGACGGGTCCATCGGTGAGACTGAACACGTGCAGCTGTCCGGTGATCAGCAGACCGGTCACGGCGACGCTGCCGACGCCCGTCTCGGTGACCGTGCCCTGCCAGACACCGGTGGCGTCGGTCCAGAAGTCATCGTCGTCGGACGAGAACCAGAACTCGAGCCGGCAGCCGCCGAGCAGGGTGGCCAGCAGCAGGACGGCACCCAGGAAGACTTTGTGTTCGGACATGATGCCGGATGCCTCACTGCGGTAACCCGGCGTGTCGCAGACATGCCGGGGGAAATATGGTGTATTACGGGCTGGGATGTCACTCGACCCGCGAGTGCTGACCGGTCATGGCGCAGCGGACCCCCATCATCGAGCGCCTCCAAGTGTAGCAGCCGCCTCCGGCCGGCCGTGCGGATGCGGTACCCTATGGGGCAAGCCCACCCTTAACCGAATGCCGCCGTGCCGGATACCACCGCAGACCGACCTACACCCCGCCGCGTACGCAAACCCAAGCCTGCCAGCCCCGACCGCTGGCTGTTCCCGCTGGCGGCGCTGTTCGCGGCTGCGACAGTGCCGCTGTGGCTGGTGTTGCGCGAGGGTGGGCTGGCGTATGCGACCTGGCACGGTCACGAGCTGCTGTTCGGTTATGCGCTGGCCGTCGCGGCCGGTTTCCTGGTGACGCGGGCGGGACCGGTGGGCACGGGGCTGCTGCTGGCGAGCTGGCTCGCCGCGCGGCTGGCGGCGGCGATCCCGGATGGGCTGCTGAGCGTGCTCGCGGGACTGAGCTTTCCGGCGATGGTGCTGGCCCTGGCCGCACCGCCGCTGTGGCGCGGGGCCAAGCGCTGGGAGAACCGCATCGTGCCGCTGCTGCTGACGGCACTGCTGGCCCTGGACGCGCTCTGGTGGCTGGGCGCGCTGCGGCTGGATACGCCCCTGGGCCCGGAGTTGCAGGGGCGCGCCCTGCTGGCCACGCTGGATCTGTTCGCACTGCTGATGCTGATCATCGGCGGGCGGGTGCTGCCGGCGGCCATGGGTGGTTATCTGGAGCGGCGCGGCATCGCGCGCCGCGATCA
The Gammaproteobacteria bacterium genome window above contains:
- a CDS encoding NnrS family protein gives rise to the protein MPDTTADRPTPRRVRKPKPASPDRWLFPLAALFAAATVPLWLVLREGGLAYATWHGHELLFGYALAVAAGFLVTRAGPVGTGLLLASWLAARLAAAIPDGLLSVLAGLSFPAMVLALAAPPLWRGAKRWENRIVPLLLTALLALDALWWLGALRLDTPLGPELQGRALLATLDLFALLMLIIGGRVLPAAMGGYLERRGIARRDHVRRGYELPLAGLILAAVLLDLAGLGAAAGMFCLAVAAVTLVRVSAWQLHHARGRAELWTLALGYLWLIPALTLKGLAQVGVLASLPHALHGLTVGALGTLTLVMMGRTAALRVRRPFGAFRDIIAAALLLGVAAVLRLVAAPALAGRETLLWLAALAWSVAFLILLLRLVRVYHFGGQKGGIATKSTQGSEGPSA